The following is a genomic window from Pseudoalteromonas arctica A 37-1-2.
GGTTTGCATTTAAATATACGTAACCGTGAACGAGTATTAAGTGTGGACCATGTTGTAATTTGTAGTGGTCAGCAGTCGGTACTGCCAGAGTATCATCATCAACTAAACAGTTTAATGCCAGTTAGCTATATAGGTGGTGCGTTAAACTCTGAAAAATTAGACTTACAAAGAGCGATTGGCGATGCTTTTTCTGTTGCGCAAAGTTTATAGCTGGTTACGCAGTTCACTATTAATATAATTAAAAATATAAAGGAATAATTAATGTTACAGGGAAAGGTATGACGCAGTTAATGCCTATTATGTTGGCGCTAAAACAAGTGAGCTTTGGTTATAAAGCAAATATGCCATTGAGTGTTGACAATATATCATTCAATCTTGTTCAAGGTAGCTGTACCGCTATTTTAGGTCCTAATGGAGCTGGAAAATCAACATTAATTTCATTAATGAGTGGTCTATTGACTGCTCAAACAGGTCATATTAGTTACCCTTTTTATTCACAGTACACGACCAAAAAAGCTATCGCGCAAAAAGTTGCTTTGGTACCGCAAGATTTTGCCTTTTATCATGAACTTAGTGTGCACGATAATTTAGCTTTTTTTGTGTCCATAAGTGAAAAAAATCGCAGTTTACATTCAAACCATATTAAATCGGCTATACGAGCATGCGGGCTTGATGATGTTACTAATAAAATGGCGGGTTCTTTATCAGGTGGATATAAGCGTCGCTTAAATATTGCAATTGCCTTGAGTAAACAGCCAGACATTATATTTTTAGATGAGCCAACGGTAGGCATAGATCCACTATCGCGTGATGCAATAATTAATTTATTATTGGATTTAAAACAACAAGGTAAAACCTTGGTTTATACCTCTCATTTATTACACGAAGTTGAATTGCTATGCGATGAAGTCGTATTTTTAAATAATGGTAAAGTCGTAGCAAATGAACTTTTAAATATTCAAAAACCGTCTTTAAACTTCACTACTGTTAAGCCTTTATCCCCTACTCAAATAACTCTTTTTACACAGCCGATAACCATTTTAGAAAATGGCGGACATCAATTAAAAGTGAGTAATAGCGAGCAGCTAGCATCAGCTTTTATAGTGCTTGCTAATTTAAGTCATGATATTAAAACACTGACATTTTCAAATAGTCATATAGAGCAACTGTATCGAGACTTATTTTCGGAGTCATCATGTTAATCCATACGGTAAAAAAAGAAGCCAGATTAATTATAAATGACTTACACAGCTTAGCTGTATTATTACTAATGCCTATTGTATTTATGGTTATTATGACGATGGCAAGCAGTCAGTCGCAAAAAAATATACAAGCTAATCTAACTCTCAGTGTAATTGGGCAAGAGAATAGTGCGCATAGCAATGTTTTAATCGCACTTTTAATTGCACAGGGTTTTACTATAGATAAAAATAATTCCGATAACAGATTAACAATAGAAGCCGGTGTAGATAAACAAATTTTAATGCGCCAAGGTAATAGCCAGTTACGGTTAGATATAAGTGACGAACTCGCGCCGCAAACGCGATTACTAATGACTGAAAAATTGAAAGCGAGCTTATCTCAATTAAAACTCTATTTGTATATGCTTGATACAGGTGATTTATCTCAGGATTTATCGTTAGATGAGCAAGTTAATCAAGTTGTTGAATCATCAGATGTAAGTTATTTATTAGAAAAGCCGCTAGCTAAAGCGTTACACAACCCTGCGTTGAACAGCATTCCTGCTTGGTGGGTATTTGGTATCTATTTTATTGTTTTGCCTATTTCGCTCACTTTTATTAATGAGCGTAATAATGGCACTTTGGTTAGATTAAAAACGTATCCAATCAGTATGGCTCGCTATTTTTATAACAAAGCGTGTGCTTATGTCATTGTAAGTATTATACAAGGTTGTTTACTTGCGATTATTGGTTGTATTGTAATTCCCTATTTTTTGAATGTACCTTTGCTACCGCTGCATGGTTTATTGCTTAGTATATTTACATTTATAACCGTTAGTTTTACTGCGATTGCCTTTGCTTTATTATTAGCAAGTATGGTGTCGAGTTATGAGCAAGCTATTGTTGTAGGTGGTGGAGTAAATATAATTTTAGCTGCGTTAAGTGGCTTTATGGTGCCGCTTGAAATTATGCCGGATAATTTAGCCGCGCTGGCAAATGGGTCGCCAATGTTTTGGTCAGCTCAACTATTACGACAACTGATGAGTGAATCAGTTGATCACACTTTTTGGCAATATACAGCATCGCTTTGGGGTTTTTCATTGCTATGCTTTGTTGCTGCACTATGTATATTTAATAAAAAAATGAGGAATTTGACATGGAATTAGCCGAATTAAAACTACAGTTAAAACAATTGATTATTACTGAATGTGATAAAGAAGATGATTTTGAGCCCGCTGATATTATTGACTCAGAGCTATTGTTTGGAAGTAAATCACGCATCAACTTAGACTCGTTAGATGCTTTACAACTCTCATTAGTATTAAAACAAAACTTTGGCATTAAAGTCGAAGGCTCTAAAGAAACGCGTAAACATTTACAGTCTATAGATACAATTGCCGACTTCATTATTCAAGAGCGTGCTAAGTAATGAATAAACGGGATGTATATTTAAATGCCAGCGAAGTGCTATCGGCACCATTAAGTAATAAAACAAGTAGTGTTGTAAGCACTATTGAAGATGAGAGTGTGGCATTTAAATCATTCCGAGAAGAAATAAATTGTAGCGATTTTACGAGTATTTTAAGTTATTTTGATGCTGTGCTATATCCTCTTTTTAAAAAGTTGAATTTATCAGCTAGTGACTTAGCAAAAACTAATTTGTTTTTAGGATCGACTTCTTTAGATATCAGTGCTGTGAAAGTTGGGGATGAAGATAAGCTATGGCTATCTAAAACAGATAAAATTAGCCAAGCATTAGCAAAACGATACGGTTTAAATGAATTGGAATTTACTTTTAGCACAGCATGTACAGCAAGTGCTAATGCATGTTTGTATGCTTCGCGTTTAATAAGTACCGGAAAAATTGAACATGCATTGGTTATAGGTTGCGAATTTTATAACCCCCTAACAGTTGAAGGCTTTAAGTCGTTAGATTTAATTAGTAAAACAGAATTAATTGCATTTGCTAAAGGTCGTTCGGGCTTAATCTTAGGGGAGGGAGTTGCAGCTCTTTATTTATCATCGACGCCTACCGCGCAGTGTAGTCTCAAAATGCTGGGTGGTGCATCGTCATGCGACACTTATAGTTTAACAATGACTCAGGAAGATGGCAGTCATATTGCACAAGTTATTAATGATTGTTTACTACAGGCAAATATTCAAAGTACTGATATAGACCTAATTAAAGTACATGGTACTGCCACGCTTGGTAATGATGAAGCAGAGTGCAATGCTTTAACTACATTATTTAATACATCAGAAATAACTCAGAGTCCTCCTCCTATTATTGCTTTTAAACCTTTTACAGGACATACATTAGGCGCATGTGGTGTAATTGAAATTGCACTATTTGCTGATTGTTTAAGTAAAGAATCGTACATACCACCTGAGTATATAACTCAAAATAACGATTTGATGTGGCCCTTTTATAAAGGAAATGACTTTTCACAAGTGAACACTGTATTATTTAATTACTTTGGTTTTGGCGGTAATAATGCGGCTTTAGTTTTTCAGTGTTATAGGGGGACTGAATGAAAGAAGTAGGCAGTAGCTATTTAAGTTTTGAAAAAAAGCTAGATGTAAAAAGCTTAAGGCAACTCGTAAAACAAGAAACCGGTTTACAGGTTCGTAGGATGGATTCTTTTACACTAATTGCATTACTTGCTGTATACCGTGCTAAAGGTGATATTGAACTAAGTGCAAAGAGTGGCTTGTATAGCTGCGCGGATTACTTTTCGAGTGATTCAATGCAATCGATGTTAATTGATGTACACCAAAACAACCCTATAAAGCCATTAAATTTTGTAGCAAGTGTTGGTAATGCAGCAAACTATTATATAGCTAATACGTATTCGATTGATGGTCCAAACATTTTTATAGGTAGTAGTAAGCAAGCAATAGAAAAAAATAAGCTGCTAGCTGAAACCGATATGAGTTTAGGTTTGATTGAACACGCTATTTTACTGGTTTGGCAAGAAGATGAAAACCAGCGAGAATGTTGGGCGAAAATAATCCAAGATGATGGTTTTTTCGGCGAACGTGGTGTTATATGAGAGTTTTCCTTGAATCAAAACAAGTGCGACTGTAGAATCTAGCCTCTTTTTGTCACCACTGCTGTAATAGGGATTATTACATTGAAATTTATTATCAAAAAATGCATCGCTTGGGGCGACGGAAAAATAAATCACCAAGATTGGCAATCATACTCTAACGGTATGATAGTGAACCCACAAACGTTAACTCTTCCTGAATTAAAACAGATACCTGCGATGCAGCGAAGACGTTTAAGTGCATTTGCTAAATTGACACTTCACTGTGCTTTAGAGGCAAGTGAAGCATTTCAGCATAACATTCCTAGTGTATTTTCTTCTCGCCATGGCGACCTACACAAAACGACTAAATTAATTGCATCTGTTGCAGCTAAAGAAACGCTTTCTCCAACTAACTTTGCGTTATCAGTACATAATGCTGTGGGTGGTTTGTTTAGTATTTATGCTGGAAATAAAGCACCACTTTGCGCTATGTCCGCAGGTGAAGATAGTTTTTTTATGGGATTAGTAGATGCTGTAGCAAAGCTAAAAACTCGTGGCTATGAGCGTATTTTATATGTATATAGTGACCAAGCTGTACCTGAACATTACCAACCTTATGTACAACAAAAACCTGACAATATAGCAGTAGGGTTGCTTATTGAACCGTGTGAAAGTAGTAACGGTTTTGAGTTAAAATGCACTGGTCATCATCAAGTAAAAGAAAGTGAAGCAGCTGAGTTACAAGCTCTCGATTTTTTAAAGTTTTATTTTTCACAAAATAATAAGTTAGAAATAAACTCAAAAAGATATCAATGGCAGCTATCGCGCTAATGAAGACTCAATTGATAAAAGCATACCGTATTATTGCAACAGGCAGTGCCTTTGCATTGTTTAGTGCTGGTGGTTTGGCATTGTCTGTTATTATTTTTTCAATTCAACGACTTATTTATCGTGATATAAATAAACGAAATCAAGCTGCACGAACTGCAGTGCATTATTCATTTAAATTTTTTGTTGGTTATATGCGCTTAGTTGGCATATTACGCTTAGACGTAGATAAGCTCGATGCAATAAAACAAGCAAAAGGGCAGTTAATAATAGCTAATCACCCATCTTTAATTGATGTTGTTGTGCTTATTTCTATTGTGCGCCATGCAGACTGTGTTGTTAAAGCTGATCTATGGAAAAACCCTTTTCTAAAAGGTGTAGTTAAAGCCACTGGTTATATCAATAATGATGCTGAGCCAGATTACTTTTTAGGGCAATGCAAAAAAAGCTTTGCCAGTGGAAACAACCTTATAGTGTTCCCTGAAGGAACTCGAAGTATACCAGGTAAACCTTGGCATTTTAAACGAGGGGCAGGCAACATTGCGCTTCGAACTCAAGTCGATATTTTACCAATATTAATTGATGTAAACCCAATAACATTAACCAAAGGACAAAAGTGGTATCAGGTAACTGATCGCCGTTTTACCTTTAAGATGCGTGTTTTACCACCTTATTTGATTGCGCCTTATATACAAGACGATCAGATAACTAATTCGGTACGCAAACTAACACGCGATTTACAAGCTTATCTTAACGAGGAAAAATTAAAATATGAGTGATTTAAGCACTGAAGTTAAACAACTAATTATCGAAACTTTAGATTTAGAAGACATTGAAGCCGCAGATATTAACGATGAAGAAGCACTCTTTGTTGATGGTTTAGGCTTAGATTCAATTGATGCACTTGAATTAGGCGTCGCAATTAAGAAAGCATACGATGTAAAAATTGATGGAAATACCGATGACAGTAAAAAGCATTTTTACTCGGTTAAAACTTTATGTGATTTTATAGCTGCAACAAGGGCATAACATACTGCGTTTATAAAGCGATACAGTATTTGGATATATATATGAATAATGAAAACATGAAAAGCGGCGAGCAAATTTTTGTGATGCTTAGCGATATTTTACAGGAATATTTTGAGATAGAGCCTGAGGACATTACTCGCACAGCAAGTTTATATGAAGATTTAGATCTTGATAGCATTGATGCCGTAGATTTGGTTGTAAAATTACGCGAACAAACAGGTAAAAAAATCGAACCTGATGACTTTAAACAAGTTCGTACCGTACAAGATGTAATTGACGCAATTGAAAAGCTAATGGTTGTTGAGGCTTAATGAAAAAGGCGTTGTTAGCTGGCTTATTATTAACTTACCCTTTTGCGGTATATTTTGGCTTACAGTACAGTGAACCGGTAATTATTGGTGGTGTGTTTGTTGCCGTTTTATTGCTAAGACATTGGTTGGTTAAAGACAGCAAAGCAACAATTCCTCATTTAAAAATTATGACTGCATGCGGGTGTGGGTTATTACTTTTTGCTACTTTTGCAAATTCAGCATTAGCGTTAAAGTTTTACCCTGTTGTTATTAGCTGCTGCTTTTTAGCTGTGTTTGCTTATTCACTATATAGACCCCCAAGTGTAATTGAAATTATTGCAGGCAAATTTGAAACCCTAGATGAACATGGAAAGCGTTACACACGATCAGTAACTAAAGTGTGGTGTGTGTTTTTTATATTGAATGGTTTTATTGCGACTGTAACCGTATTTCACCCAAATCCAAAAGTATGGCTTACCTATAATGGCTTGATTTCGTATCTGCTGATGGGGTTATTAATGATCATAGAATTGATTGTAAGAAAATGGCAAAAGGCAAAAAATAAATCGAATGAAGTGGCCAAATAATAATAACTATTTTTATGGTGAGAACCATGACTTTACAACTTGGCGTGAGCAGGTTAACGAGCACGCTAAAAAGTTTTCTAAGCAACCTGAAATTACGTGGTTGCTTTTTGATGCTGATAGCTACCAGTTTAGCGTATTGTTTTTTGCTTTATTAGTGGCAAAAAAGTCAATTGTTTTGCCCCAAAATGGACAACCTGCTCAGCTCACGCAATGCTTAAGCCATGCCGATGCATTTTGTGGTGATGCTAGCTTATCATCTGCTGACATCACATTTACGCCAGATTTAAGAAGTAGCACTACAGCTGCGCTTGATATTGACGAGCTTACAAATATTCGTTTTTTTACATCGGGTTCGAGTGGACAACCTAAAGCGGTAGATAAAACGTTTAAGCAATTAGTTTTAGAACTTGATGTACTTGAAGATCAATTTGGCGGGCAAATTGTAAATACGACTTTGGTTGCTACTGTGTCGCATCAACACATTTATGGATTGTTATTTAAAGTACTTTGGCCTCTATACTCTGGTCGAAATGTTTGTTTTAGTAGCTTTGAATATCCAGAGCATTTACTTTCGTTTATTGAAAATACAGTTAAAAGTGACATTACCTTAATTAGTAGCCCAGCTTACTATCATCGATTGGTTCAAGATAACGTATTAGTATCTGTTAAAGATAAATTACGCTGCTGTTTTTCATCTGGTGGACCACTACAATCAGTTGCTGCTAATTTACTAAGCGAGCAATTTGGTTATTCACCGGTTGAAGTACTTGGAAGTACTGAAACTGGCGGAATAGCTTGGCGTCAACAAAGTGAGTCTATAATCTGGCAAGCGTTTACGCCTATAAAAATAAAAACAGATGACTTACAAAGACTTATTATCTCATCGCCTTATGTTGATCAGCGTCAGTGGTATCAAACAGATGATAGAGCGCAATTAACCAACAGTAATCAGTTTTCGTTATTAGGTCGAGCAGATCGCATTGTTAAAATTGAAGAAAAACGTTGTTCATTAGATGAGATAACACAGAAGATAAATCAATACATTTTGGTTAACGAATGCTATGTATTACTTCTTGAAAGTGAGCAGCAAAACAAACGAAGTGAAATTGCCGCAGTATTAGTGCTAACCCAAGAGGGTGAAGCTGTATTAGCAGAGCACGGTAAATTTAAGTTTTCACAGGCTCTTAAGAGTCATTTAAAAGCATTTTTTGAACCTTTAGTGGTACCACGTAAGTTTCGTTATTTGTCGGCATTGCCTTATAACACGCAAGGTAAACTCGAAAAAATGCAATTGGAGAAAATGTTTGACTGATTTTGTATATAAACCTATTTGTGAAGTAATAGAACAAAGCCCTGAACATGTGCTTTTGCGTTTGAAAATACCAGAAAACTTATTTTATTTTCAAGGTCACTTTTCGCTAGCACCAATTTTACCCGGTGTAGCTCAACTTGATTGGGTGATGCATTATTTGACTAAATATTTGAATGTAGATTGCCAAAAAGCAATTTCAGTTGATGCGTTAAAATTTCAGATTATAGTTAAACCAAATTACGAAGTAGATTTATTATTAAAAAAAATTAAAAATACTAAATTTAGCTTTAGTTACAGCTCAGAGCATGGGCAGCATGCATCAGGCAAAGTAGTGCTAAATGATGAATAAGAGTGCTTTATAATGTCGAGTAAATATGGATTTGTTATCCCAAATTACAATCACGATTTAGTGATTCACGATACGATATCTGCTTTAGTTGATTTTAATCTACCTATTATATTGGTTGATGATGGAAGCAACGAACAAACGCAAAATGTGCTTGAAGAAATAGATGCAGAGTTTGCTTTGGTTACATTGGTACGCCGCATTGAAAATGGTGGCAAAGGAGCCGCTGTACAAACGGGTCTTGTTCATGCTCATCAAGCAGGCTGGAGTCATGCAATTCAAATTGATGCTGATGGTCAACACGACTTAAACGATGTAGACCAACTTGTGACTCGCTCTAAGCTTTACCCTAAAGCATTAGTGAGTGGGCAACCTATCTACGATGAGTCAATATCAAAAGGACGTTATTATGGACGTTTTATAACTCATTTTTGGGTTTATATAGAAACGTTATCGTTTGCATTAAAGGACACTATGTGTGGTTTTCGTGTATATCCGTTAGATGCTTATATAACGCTTATAAATAGTACTCGTTTGGGTAATAAAATGGATTTTGATATAGAGGTAATGGTAAAGCTTTATTGGCAAGGCACGCCTGTTGAATTTATCAAAACTAAAGTTCATTACCCAGAGAATGGAGTATCACACTTTAATGTATGGGAAGATAACGTGTTAATTTCAAAAATGCATACGAGACTCTTTTTTGGCATGTTGTGGCGTTTACCACGTTTAATTATAAACAAATTTAAA
Proteins encoded in this region:
- a CDS encoding beta-ketoacyl synthase chain length factor, yielding MKFIIKKCIAWGDGKINHQDWQSYSNGMIVNPQTLTLPELKQIPAMQRRRLSAFAKLTLHCALEASEAFQHNIPSVFSSRHGDLHKTTKLIASVAAKETLSPTNFALSVHNAVGGLFSIYAGNKAPLCAMSAGEDSFFMGLVDAVAKLKTRGYERILYVYSDQAVPEHYQPYVQQKPDNIAVGLLIEPCESSNGFELKCTGHHQVKESEAAELQALDFLKFYFSQNNKLEINSKRYQWQLSR
- a CDS encoding phosphopantetheine-binding protein, yielding MSDLSTEVKQLIIETLDLEDIEAADINDEEALFVDGLGLDSIDALELGVAIKKAYDVKIDGNTDDSKKHFYSVKTLCDFIAATRA
- a CDS encoding acyl carrier protein, producing the protein MELAELKLQLKQLIITECDKEDDFEPADIIDSELLFGSKSRINLDSLDALQLSLVLKQNFGIKVEGSKETRKHLQSIDTIADFIIQERAK
- a CDS encoding beta-ketoacyl synthase N-terminal-like domain-containing protein, which translates into the protein MNKRDVYLNASEVLSAPLSNKTSSVVSTIEDESVAFKSFREEINCSDFTSILSYFDAVLYPLFKKLNLSASDLAKTNLFLGSTSLDISAVKVGDEDKLWLSKTDKISQALAKRYGLNELEFTFSTACTASANACLYASRLISTGKIEHALVIGCEFYNPLTVEGFKSLDLISKTELIAFAKGRSGLILGEGVAALYLSSTPTAQCSLKMLGGASSCDTYSLTMTQEDGSHIAQVINDCLLQANIQSTDIDLIKVHGTATLGNDEAECNALTTLFNTSEITQSPPPIIAFKPFTGHTLGACGVIEIALFADCLSKESYIPPEYITQNNDLMWPFYKGNDFSQVNTVLFNYFGFGGNNAALVFQCYRGTE
- a CDS encoding glycosyltransferase family 2 protein, whose amino-acid sequence is MSSKYGFVIPNYNHDLVIHDTISALVDFNLPIILVDDGSNEQTQNVLEEIDAEFALVTLVRRIENGGKGAAVQTGLVHAHQAGWSHAIQIDADGQHDLNDVDQLVTRSKLYPKALVSGQPIYDESISKGRYYGRFITHFWVYIETLSFALKDTMCGFRVYPLDAYITLINSTRLGNKMDFDIEVMVKLYWQGTPVEFIKTKVHYPENGVSHFNVWEDNVLISKMHTRLFFGMLWRLPRLIINKFK
- a CDS encoding ABC transporter ATP-binding protein, which gives rise to MTQLMPIMLALKQVSFGYKANMPLSVDNISFNLVQGSCTAILGPNGAGKSTLISLMSGLLTAQTGHISYPFYSQYTTKKAIAQKVALVPQDFAFYHELSVHDNLAFFVSISEKNRSLHSNHIKSAIRACGLDDVTNKMAGSLSGGYKRRLNIAIALSKQPDIIFLDEPTVGIDPLSRDAIINLLLDLKQQGKTLVYTSHLLHEVELLCDEVVFLNNGKVVANELLNIQKPSLNFTTVKPLSPTQITLFTQPITILENGGHQLKVSNSEQLASAFIVLANLSHDIKTLTFSNSHIEQLYRDLFSESSC
- a CDS encoding lysophospholipid acyltransferase family protein: MKTQLIKAYRIIATGSAFALFSAGGLALSVIIFSIQRLIYRDINKRNQAARTAVHYSFKFFVGYMRLVGILRLDVDKLDAIKQAKGQLIIANHPSLIDVVVLISIVRHADCVVKADLWKNPFLKGVVKATGYINNDAEPDYFLGQCKKSFASGNNLIVFPEGTRSIPGKPWHFKRGAGNIALRTQVDILPILIDVNPITLTKGQKWYQVTDRRFTFKMRVLPPYLIAPYIQDDQITNSVRKLTRDLQAYLNEEKLKYE
- a CDS encoding acyl carrier protein, producing MKSGEQIFVMLSDILQEYFEIEPEDITRTASLYEDLDLDSIDAVDLVVKLREQTGKKIEPDDFKQVRTVQDVIDAIEKLMVVEA
- a CDS encoding AMP-binding protein, whose product is MKWPNNNNYFYGENHDFTTWREQVNEHAKKFSKQPEITWLLFDADSYQFSVLFFALLVAKKSIVLPQNGQPAQLTQCLSHADAFCGDASLSSADITFTPDLRSSTTAALDIDELTNIRFFTSGSSGQPKAVDKTFKQLVLELDVLEDQFGGQIVNTTLVATVSHQHIYGLLFKVLWPLYSGRNVCFSSFEYPEHLLSFIENTVKSDITLISSPAYYHRLVQDNVLVSVKDKLRCCFSSGGPLQSVAANLLSEQFGYSPVEVLGSTETGGIAWRQQSESIIWQAFTPIKIKTDDLQRLIISSPYVDQRQWYQTDDRAQLTNSNQFSLLGRADRIVKIEEKRCSLDEITQKINQYILVNECYVLLLESEQQNKRSEIAAVLVLTQEGEAVLAEHGKFKFSQALKSHLKAFFEPLVVPRKFRYLSALPYNTQGKLEKMQLEKMFD
- a CDS encoding ABC transporter permease — protein: MLIHTVKKEARLIINDLHSLAVLLLMPIVFMVIMTMASSQSQKNIQANLTLSVIGQENSAHSNVLIALLIAQGFTIDKNNSDNRLTIEAGVDKQILMRQGNSQLRLDISDELAPQTRLLMTEKLKASLSQLKLYLYMLDTGDLSQDLSLDEQVNQVVESSDVSYLLEKPLAKALHNPALNSIPAWWVFGIYFIVLPISLTFINERNNGTLVRLKTYPISMARYFYNKACAYVIVSIIQGCLLAIIGCIVIPYFLNVPLLPLHGLLLSIFTFITVSFTAIAFALLLASMVSSYEQAIVVGGGVNIILAALSGFMVPLEIMPDNLAALANGSPMFWSAQLLRQLMSESVDHTFWQYTASLWGFSLLCFVAALCIFNKKMRNLTWN
- a CDS encoding ApeI family dehydratase, producing the protein MTDFVYKPICEVIEQSPEHVLLRLKIPENLFYFQGHFSLAPILPGVAQLDWVMHYLTKYLNVDCQKAISVDALKFQIIVKPNYEVDLLLKKIKNTKFSFSYSSEHGQHASGKVVLNDE